The DNA window AAATCCCCCTGCTCTCAGGATACGCTGCTTATGGAGTCCCCTTTGTTTCAGGCTGCCCTTCGACTCAGGAGTAAATTGCTGCAATAATATAACAAATCCCTCGAAAGAAAAAAATAAAGTTTTATCCGGTTATGCCATTAGATAAGGTTCGCGATCGTTATATATAGATGCCGAAACAAGTTCGGCATGACAAGTGTCATCCTGAACTCGTTTCAGGATCTAAACGAGCAATCACGGCGCAATATTTTTAAAAATACTTACCAAATGACATAACCGGATAAAATTTTGAGTACCAGGGATTTTCTATCGTTTTTTCAGCGCCTTCTCATAAAGCGCATACAGACGGTCGACTTCGGCGGCGGTCTCGGAATCGAGATCAAAACCGCTGGGCTTGCGGACAAGAGTGTTCCGAAAAATCCCCTGTTTCATGAGTATATACTTTTCAATGGTCAGGAAAGCTTCAAGAGAAGATGTCTGGAGGATCACGATGGCTGCAAGGGGGAAATACACATCATAGGCCCTTTTGTCATCATCCTGCGCCAGCGCCCGCCATATCTCGATTATACCCTCGACCAGGTCGCTGCCGGGCATCGTGCCGGAAACCCCCCGCCGGTACGAATCGATGAGCTGAAGGCCGCCGGTTCCATCGAAAATTACACCGTCTTTTTTCAACGCCGCCTGGAGACGGCTGATAGTCTGTCCGATGGGCTGGGCTTCCGGTTTGAAATACACTCGCGGCGAAAGCTCATTCCTGAGCCGTGCCAGGAAATTCACAGAAAGGGGCTGGCCCAGGTACCCGCTGGCGTCCTGGATAACCAGGGGAATATAGACGGCGTCATGGATGGCCCTGTAATACTCGAAAATTGCTTGTTCGGGAAACCTGGCCGCTGCCGGAGGGATGGCCATAACCGCATCGGCGCCTGCCCGTTCGGCTGCCTGCGCGTAACCGACAGCGCTTTTGACCGTTTCGGCGCCGCATGAGATGGTCACAGTGACCCTCCCGGCGACCATTCCCGGTATTTTGACGGTCAATTCCAGGCGTTCTTCGTGAGTGAGCCGGATAAGCTCGGAAGCCAGAGCAAGAACCACCCCGTCGCTTCCGGCCTTGATCACATGGTCGATCTCCTGCGCGAGCACATCATAGTCGATGGCGTCGTCCGCTCGGTACGGCATTTGGAGCACGGGTAAAACACCGTATATTTTCGGAGTGGTTTTCATATTTAAAAATACTACATTTTCAGGCTCTCATCAAGACGATTTTATTTAGAAACCGGGAAATGAATGTATTATTATTCATGTTATCAGCCGCGGATGTCTCGGATAGACACGGATAATTGAAAAAGATAGTTGCAAAGTAACAAAGAGGCAAAGTATCATAGGTGTCATATTTTGCTTTGTCACTCTGTCACTTATATACATGACGATATAAATAATTGCGCATGTTTTGAGTGTTTAGATCCTGAAACGAGTTCAGGATGACACGTGTCATGCCGAACTTGTTGCCGCTTCGCGGGAACGATGAAACCGTTGCCGCTTCGCGGGAACGA is part of the Candidatus Latescibacter sp. genome and encodes:
- a CDS encoding dihydrodipicolinate synthase family protein, whose product is MKTTPKIYGVLPVLQMPYRADDAIDYDVLAQEIDHVIKAGSDGVVLALASELIRLTHEERLELTVKIPGMVAGRVTVTISCGAETVKSAVGYAQAAERAGADAVMAIPPAAARFPEQAIFEYYRAIHDAVYIPLVIQDASGYLGQPLSVNFLARLRNELSPRVYFKPEAQPIGQTISRLQAALKKDGVIFDGTGGLQLIDSYRRGVSGTMPGSDLVEGIIEIWRALAQDDDKRAYDVYFPLAAIVILQTSSLEAFLTIEKYILMKQGIFRNTLVRKPSGFDLDSETAAEVDRLYALYEKALKKR